A single region of the Malus sylvestris chromosome 8, drMalSylv7.2, whole genome shotgun sequence genome encodes:
- the LOC126632709 gene encoding 2-oxoglutarate-dependent dioxygenase AOP3-like: MEMDDQVLPILDFSDGLVLKQGSEEWKAMGNKVREVCEDYGCFLLLVKDEIPMSLREEMVAAMKALFDLPEETKKKHTSPKPYQSYEGKSPVIPLNESFGIDDACCLDAAQAFTNLMWPQGNPALCEAMKSMCSKMMELNLIILRMILESFGLGNHYDSHVQNTTSAFRFMKYKAPPPPPTPGNININADSSSTSLSASPSVALGLVPHTDKSTLTILCQNDVQGLEILTKQGKWVEVMVPEGAVVVFVGDAIKAWSNGRLHAVTHRVMMSGDKERYSYALFSLPKEEVVIEVPQEFIDKEHPLLYKPFNFGAYFTYFTSNIREDALELYARV, translated from the exons atggagatggATGATCAAGTACTCCCAATTCTTGATTTTTCAGATGGTTTAGTGTTAAAGCAAGGGAGTGAGGAATGGAAAGCTATGGGTAACAAAGTGAGAGAGGTATGTGAGGATTATGGTTGCTTTCTTTTGCTAGTGAAGGATGAGATCCCAATGAGTTTACGTGAAGAAATGGTGGCGGCAATGAAAGCTTTGTTTGATCTGCCTGAAGAGACCAAGAAGAAGCACACAAGTCCGAAGCCTTACCAGAGCTACGAAGGCAAGAGCCCTGTCATTCCCTTGAACGAAAGCTTCGGCATTGACGACGCTTGCTGCCTTGACGCAGCGCAGGCCTTCACCAACCTCATGTGGCCTCAAGGAAACCCTGCACTTTG TGAGGCAATGAAATCCATGTGCTCCAAGATGATGGAATTGAATCTCATCATCCTTAGGATGATCTTAGAGAGCTTTGGTTTAGGAAACCACTATGACTCCCATGTCCAAAATACCACCAGTGCTTTTCGTTTCATGAAGTACAaagctcctcctcctcctccaactCCAGGCAACATCAACATTAATGCTGACTCGTCATCAACATCACTGTCGGCGTCGCCATCAGTTGCCCTGGGCCTTGTGCCTCACACTGACAAAAGCACCCTAACCATTCTGTGCCAAAACGATGTGCAAGGCCTAGAGATTCTGACCAAACAAGGCAAATGGGTTGAAGTGATGGTCCCGGAGGGAGCTGTTGTGGTCTTTGTTGGGGATGCAATTAAGGCTTGGAGCAATGGGAGGCTTCATGCAGTGACGCACAGGGTTATGATGAGTGGGGACAAAGAGAGGTACTCGTATGCCCTATTCTCTTTGCCAAAAGAGGAGGTGGTGATTGAAGTGCCTCAAGAATTTATAGACAAAGAGCATCCTTTGCTCTACAAGCCATTCAACTTTGGTGCATACTTTACATACTTCACGTCCAATATTCGTGAGGATGCACTCGAATTATATGCTAGAGTTTGA
- the LOC126631369 gene encoding uncharacterized protein LOC126631369, with protein sequence MERFFKRKSSSGSGSSNNVDSSNTVGSSRTPSSRQSQLDDVLGNLQADPGLRTRIIDYDANMRDEVRRLYLQKGPCQPRGHNFPITNMSGINRRFIPQWFDEFDWLEYSVSKDAAFCLYCYLFKTNFEQVGSEAFTGDGFKNSKKGRERFKMHVGPVGSVHNKAREAATNLMNQATHIETAVSKHSDQARKTYRTCLIASIKCTKFLLRQGLPFRGHDESATSSNRGNYLELLQFLADNNDKVREVVMENAPGNLKLLAPSIQKEIVNSCALETLDAIMDGLKDRFFSILVDEARDVSVKEQMAMVLRYVDDNGHVIERFVGIQHVTDTTSSSLKDAIDTLFSRNGLSISKLRGQGYDGASNMRGELNGLKTKILREQPCAYYVHCFAHQLQLALVAVAKKNIDIASFFATANSVVNHVGASCKRRDSLRGQLQEELVIAFENDCLITELVIAFENDCLITGRGLNQETILKRAGDTRWNSHYGTLISIISMFSSVVHVLQMVIDDNPNESAGEANKLMREILTFEFVFHLFLMKVILGLTNNLSQALQRKDQEIVNAMALVKSCKEKLYWMRNNGFDALVDEVSSFCEKHHIDVPNMEEAFILPGRSRRYAPIKTNRHHYRVELFIYVIDEQITELEDRFNEDKDDVGVI encoded by the coding sequence atggaacggttttttaagagaaagtcaTCATCGGGTTCGGGTAGTTCGAATAATGTTGATAGTTCAAATACTGTTGGTAGTTCAAGAACTCCAAGTTCAAGACAAAGTCAGTTAGATGATGTTTTGGGTAATCTTCAAGCGGATCCTGGATTAAGAACTCGAATAATAGATTATGATGCTAATATGAGAGATGAGGTCCGAAGATTATATCTACAAAAAGGACCTTGTCAACCTAGAGGTCATAATTTCCCAATAACTAATATGTCGGGAATTAATCGACGCTTCATTCCCCAAtggtttgatgagtttgattggttggagtatagtgtatctaaagatgcggcattttgtctctattgctatctctttaaaaccaattttgaaCAAGTGGGTAGTGAAGCTTTCACTGGAGATGGATTTAAGAATtcgaagaaagggagagaaagatttaagatgcatgttggaccggttgggagtgttcataataaggctagagaagctgctacaaatttgatgaatcaagCTACACATATTGAAACGGCAGTGAGCAAACACTCTGACCAAGCTCGTAAGACTTATCGCACATGCTTGATTGCTTCAATCAAGTGCACTAAGTTTTTATTGCGACAAGGTCTTCCTTTTCGTGGCCATGATGAAAGTGCCACTTCAAGCAATAGGGGAAATTACTTGGAGTTATTGCAATTCCTTGCagataataatgataaagttaGAGAAGTTGTGATGGAAAATGCTCCGGGGAATCTCAAATTACTAGCTCCTTCCATTcaaaaagaaattgtgaattcatGTGCCCTTGAAACACTTGATGCTATCATGGATGGTCTAAAAGATAGATTCTTTTCAATATTGGTGGATGAAGCACGTGATGTGTCTGTGAAAGAGCAAATGGCTATGGTGTTGCGTTATGTGGATGACAACGGGCATGTAATTGAAAGATTTGTGGGTATCCAACATGTTACCGACACTACTTCAAGTTCACTAAAGGATGCTATTGACACATTGTTTTCTCGCAACGGTTTGAGCATTTCCAAGCTACGAGGACAAGGTTATGATGGTGCTAGCAATATGAGAGGTGAGTTGAAtggccttaaaacaaagatattgaGAGAACAACCTTGTGCATATTATGTTCATTGCTTTGCTCATCAACTTCAACTAGCTCTTGTTGCCGTAGCAAAGAAGAATATAGACATTGCCTCTTTTTTTGCAACGGCTAATAGTGTGGTTAATCATGTTGGAGCATCTTGCAAGCGGCGTGATTCACTTAGAGGGCAACTTCAAGAAGAGCTTGTGATAGCTTTTGAAAATGATTGTCTTATAACGGAGCTTGTGATAGCTTTTGAAAATGATTGTCTTATAACAGGGCGAGgcttaaatcaagaaacaatTCTCAAACGTGCCGGTGACACACGATGGAACTCACACTATGGTACCTTGATTAGCATCATTTCTATGTTTTCATCCGTGGTTCATGTGCTTCAAATGGTTATTGATGATAATCCCAATGAAAGTGCGGGTGAagcaaataagttaatgagagAGATACTtacttttgagtttgtgtttcaccttttcttgatgaaagTCATATTGGGACTCACAAATAATTtgtcacaagcattgcaaaggaaagatcaagaaattgtgaatgcaatggctTTAGTGAAATCATGCAAGGAAAAGCTATATTGGATGAGGAATAATGGGTTCGATGCATTGGTTGATGAAgtatcttctttttgtgaaaaacatcatATTGATGTTCCTAACATGGAAGAGGCATTTATACTTCCAGGGAGGTCAAGGCGTTATGCTCCAATAAAGACAAATCGTCATCATTATCGTGTGGAGCTCTTTATTTATGTCATTGATGAGCAAATTACGGAGTTAGAGGATCGCTTTAATGAG